The proteins below come from a single Erinaceus europaeus chromosome 20, mEriEur2.1, whole genome shotgun sequence genomic window:
- the USP2 gene encoding LOW QUALITY PROTEIN: ubiquitin carboxyl-terminal hydrolase 2 (The sequence of the model RefSeq protein was modified relative to this genomic sequence to represent the inferred CDS: deleted 1 base in 1 codon), with protein sequence MNSILQCLSNTRELRDYCLQRLYMRDLSHSSNAHTALMEEFAKLIQTIWTSSPNDVVSPSEFKTQIQRYAPRFVGYNQQDAQEFLRFLLDGLHNEVNRVTVRPKPSPENLDHLPDDEKGRQMWRKYLEREDSRIGDLFVGQLKSSLTCTDCGYCSTVFDPFWDLSLPIAKRGYPEVTLMDCMRLFTKEDILDGDEKPTCCRCRTRKRCIKKFSIQRFPKILVLHLKRFSESRIRTSKLTTFVNFPLRDLDLREFASENTNHAVYNLYAVSNHSGTTMGGHYTAYCRSPVTGEWHTFNDSSVTPMSSSQVRTSDAYLLFYELASPPSRM encoded by the exons ATGAACTCCATTCTGCAGTGCCTGAGCAACACCCGGGAGTTGAGAGACTACTGCCTCCAGAGGCTCTACATGCGG GACCTCAGCCACAGCAGCAATGCTCACACAGCCCTCATGGAAG AGTTTGCAAAACTAATCCAGACCATATGGACATCTTCCCCCAATGATGTGGTGAGCCCATCTGAGTTCAAGACGCAGATCCAGAGATATGCACCACGTTTTGTTGGCTACAA TCAGCAGGATGCTCAGGAGTTTCTTCGCTTTCTGCTGGATGGACTCCACAACGAGGTGAATCGAGTCACAGTGAGGCCTAAGCCCAGTCCTGAGAACCTCGATCATCTTCC TGATGATGAGAAAGGACGACAGATGTGGAGGAAATATCTCGAACGGGAAGACAGTCGGATTGGGG ATCTCTTTGTTGGGCAGCTCAAGAGTTCCCTGACATGCACCGATTGTGGTTACTGTTCTACAGTCTTTGATCCCTTCTGGGACCTCTCACTGCCCATTGCTAAG AGAGGTTATCCTGAGGTGACTTTAATGGACTGCATGAGGCTCTTCACTAAAGAAGATATTCTTGATGGTGATGAGAAGCCT ACATGCTGTCGATGCAGAACCAGAAAACGATGCATAAAGAAGTTCTCCATCCAGAGGTTCCCAAAGATCTTGGTGCTCC ATCTGAAGCGGTTCTCAGAATCCAGGATACGAACCAGCAAGCTCACAACATTTGTGAATTTCCCACTAAGAGACCTGGACTTAAGAGAATTTGCCTCAGAAAACACCA ACCACGCTGTTTACAACCTGTATGCTGTGTCCAATCACTCGGGAACCACCATGGGCGGCCACTACACAGCCTACTGCCGGAGCCCAGTAACAGGCGAATGGCACACCTTCAATGACTCCAG TGTCACACCCATGTCCTCCAGCCAAGTGCGCACCAGCGACGCCTATCTGCTCTTCTATGAGTTGGCCAGTCCACCCTCCCGCATGTAG